In one Thermaerobacter sp. PB12/4term genomic region, the following are encoded:
- a CDS encoding sulfurtransferase, with the protein MAEAVEKVFQERGYAHPEVLVSTQWVAEHLDELADPNSTKYRLVESDEDVTLYEVGHIPGAVKIDWQTDLQDPVVRDYLSPEQFARLMSEKGIDNDTTVIFYGDKNNWWAAYAFWVFQLFGHKNLKIMDGGRAKWEAEGRPLTKEVPTFPKTNYKAVTRYDPYIRAFKEDVLRHIEFGKPLIDVRSPDEYSGKLLHMENYPQEGAQRGGHIKGAKNVPWAKAVNPDGTFKSADQLRKIYLEEQGLKPDDDVIVYCRIGERSSHTWFALKYLLGFDSVRNYDGSWTEWGNLVRAPIER; encoded by the coding sequence GTGGCCGAGGCCGTGGAAAAGGTCTTCCAGGAGCGGGGCTACGCCCACCCCGAGGTCCTGGTCAGCACCCAGTGGGTGGCCGAGCACCTGGACGAGCTGGCCGACCCCAACAGCACCAAGTACCGCCTCGTGGAGTCCGACGAGGACGTGACCCTCTACGAGGTCGGCCACATCCCGGGGGCCGTCAAGATCGACTGGCAGACCGACCTGCAGGACCCCGTGGTGCGCGATTACCTCTCGCCCGAGCAGTTCGCCCGGCTGATGTCGGAGAAGGGCATCGACAACGACACCACGGTGATCTTCTACGGGGACAAGAACAACTGGTGGGCAGCCTACGCCTTCTGGGTCTTCCAGCTCTTCGGCCACAAGAACCTGAAGATCATGGACGGCGGCCGCGCCAAGTGGGAGGCGGAGGGCCGGCCGCTGACCAAGGAAGTGCCCACCTTCCCCAAGACCAACTACAAGGCGGTCACCCGCTACGACCCCTACATCCGCGCCTTCAAGGAAGACGTGCTGCGCCACATCGAATTCGGCAAGCCGCTCATCGACGTGCGCTCGCCCGATGAGTACTCCGGCAAGCTGCTGCACATGGAGAACTACCCCCAGGAGGGCGCCCAGCGGGGCGGCCACATCAAGGGCGCCAAGAACGTGCCCTGGGCCAAGGCGGTCAACCCCGACGGCACCTTCAAGTCCGCCGACCAGCTGCGCAAGATCTATCTGGAGGAACAGGGTCTCAAGCCGGACGACGACGTCATCGTGTACTGCCGCATCGGCGAGCGGTCGTCTCACACCTGGTTTGCCCTGAAGTACCTCCTGGGCTTCGACAGCGTCCGCAACTACGACGGCTCGTGGACCGAGTGGGGCAACCTGGTGCGGGCGCCCATCGAGCGGTAA
- a CDS encoding RluA family pseudouridine synthase, with the protein MARRRYVVTAADEGQRLHRLARRWLEDVPLSAVFRMLRQGHITVNGRRAPRDTVLRAGDVVEAEVVDAPPKQAARGITPPSRPAGPRGGAAGSSRPPRSPAPVLHEPRVVYEDEHLLVVDKPAGLLTHGAGSRREYTLLDWVRDELARRGTLPAGALYQPSPGHRLDRNTSGLVAFGKTRQGAARLAEWMRSGAAVKEYLAVVRGRPPEGLLQHQLQRDRRSRVTRVLPVSGAQEQPASPAEIREAAGEKAPGAGEKTRSASLHLTVLAASRGYTLCRIRLLTGRTHQIRTQLAAVGHPLAGDRKYGGPRVGGLDRPALHCHRLVLPGGMELVAPLPADLMELCRRLGLPVPHGAPGPHEPRPGGS; encoded by the coding sequence TTGGCACGGCGGCGCTACGTGGTCACCGCGGCCGATGAGGGACAGCGATTGCACCGGCTGGCCCGCCGGTGGCTGGAGGATGTGCCCCTCAGCGCCGTGTTCCGCATGCTGCGGCAGGGCCACATCACCGTCAACGGCCGCCGCGCACCCCGGGACACGGTCCTGCGCGCCGGGGACGTGGTGGAGGCCGAGGTGGTCGATGCACCGCCCAAGCAAGCTGCGCGAGGCATCACGCCGCCATCCCGGCCGGCAGGGCCCCGGGGCGGCGCCGCCGGTTCGTCCCGGCCGCCCCGCTCGCCGGCCCCGGTCCTCCACGAGCCCCGGGTGGTGTACGAGGACGAGCACCTGCTGGTGGTCGACAAGCCGGCCGGCCTCCTCACCCACGGCGCCGGCAGCCGGCGGGAATACACCCTGCTGGACTGGGTCCGGGACGAACTGGCCCGCCGCGGCACCCTGCCCGCTGGTGCCCTGTACCAGCCGTCGCCCGGGCACCGCCTCGACCGCAACACCTCGGGCCTGGTGGCCTTCGGCAAGACCCGCCAGGGAGCGGCTCGCCTGGCGGAATGGATGCGCAGCGGCGCGGCCGTCAAGGAGTACCTGGCTGTCGTCCGGGGACGGCCGCCGGAAGGGCTCCTGCAGCACCAGCTGCAGCGCGACCGCCGGAGCCGGGTCACCCGGGTCCTGCCTGTCTCCGGCGCGCAGGAGCAACCTGCCTCACCGGCAGAGATAAGGGAGGCTGCCGGCGAGAAGGCGCCGGGCGCTGGGGAGAAGACCCGCAGCGCCAGCCTCCACCTGACCGTCCTGGCCGCGTCCCGGGGCTACACCTTGTGCCGGATCCGCCTGCTCACCGGACGAACCCACCAGATCCGCACCCAGCTGGCGGCGGTGGGCCACCCCCTGGCGGGCGACCGCAAGTACGGCGGTCCCAGGGTAGGAGGGCTCGACCGGCCCGCCCTGCACTGCCACCGGCTGGTTCTTCCCGGGGGAATGGAGCTGGTGGCGCCGTTGCCTGCGGATCTGATGGAGCTGTGCAGGCGTTTGGGGTTACCGGTACCGCACGGTGCGCCGGGACCTCACGAGCCCCGACCCGGCGGTTCCTGA
- a CDS encoding GntP family permease: MHGDGTQMVLGLVLGVAVLIFLVLRTKIHTFLALIAAAALTGLVGGMAPGDLAQAITQGFGNTLASIGIVIGFGVMLGRILEVTGAAQRMALTFLRLFGRGREEWALGATGAVVSIPIFCDSGFVILSPLARALAREAGKPVLGLGVALAAGLMATHHLVPPTPGPLAAAGTFGVDMGLMIFWGLVIALPVYVVTMLYARWIGRWAAARGITVEHGTAARAAGSRAQAAPAGMAPITGGSGAEAAAGTAAGWGSGLAGTGGDNGLLSAWRAFAPIVVPVLLIFLNTTLTALQAQGTLASYLIFLGHPVIAVAIGLLLAVYGLMGRAPREEVLQRVEEGVASAGIIILVTGAGGALGNVLRASGTGDFIAQQIAQMPLPPLLLPFLVATLVRLVQGSGTVAMVTAASITAPILASLDVAPVMAAQAAAVGSMVFSYFNDSYFWVINRTLGITDVKTQILTWSVPSTLGWLTGLVTLLVVNGLFF, translated from the coding sequence ATGCACGGGGACGGAACGCAGATGGTTCTAGGCCTGGTGCTGGGCGTGGCCGTCCTGATCTTCCTGGTGTTGCGGACCAAGATCCACACCTTCCTGGCGCTGATCGCCGCCGCCGCCCTGACGGGCCTGGTGGGCGGGATGGCGCCGGGCGATCTGGCCCAGGCCATCACCCAGGGTTTCGGCAACACCCTGGCCAGCATCGGCATCGTCATCGGCTTTGGCGTCATGCTGGGGCGGATCCTGGAGGTGACCGGCGCCGCCCAGCGCATGGCTCTGACCTTCCTCCGGCTCTTCGGGCGCGGGCGGGAAGAGTGGGCGCTGGGGGCGACGGGGGCGGTGGTGTCCATTCCGATCTTCTGCGACTCGGGCTTCGTCATCCTCTCGCCGCTGGCCCGGGCCCTGGCCCGGGAGGCGGGCAAGCCCGTCCTGGGCCTGGGCGTGGCCCTGGCGGCCGGCCTGATGGCCACCCATCACCTGGTGCCGCCCACGCCGGGGCCTCTGGCCGCGGCCGGCACCTTCGGTGTTGACATGGGCCTGATGATCTTCTGGGGCCTGGTGATCGCCCTGCCGGTCTACGTGGTGACCATGCTCTACGCCCGCTGGATCGGCCGCTGGGCGGCAGCCCGGGGCATCACCGTGGAACACGGTACTGCGGCGCGGGCGGCCGGTTCCCGGGCGCAGGCGGCCCCAGCCGGCATGGCGCCCATCACCGGTGGGTCTGGGGCGGAAGCTGCGGCCGGGACGGCCGCCGGCTGGGGCTCCGGGCTCGCCGGCACGGGTGGAGACAATGGCCTGCTCAGCGCCTGGCGCGCCTTCGCCCCCATCGTGGTGCCGGTGCTGCTGATCTTCCTCAACACGACGCTGACGGCCCTGCAGGCTCAGGGGACCCTAGCCAGTTACCTGATCTTCCTCGGTCATCCCGTGATCGCCGTGGCCATCGGGCTGCTGCTGGCCGTCTACGGCCTGATGGGTCGCGCCCCGCGGGAAGAGGTCCTACAGCGGGTAGAAGAAGGGGTAGCGTCGGCGGGCATCATCATCCTGGTCACCGGCGCCGGCGGCGCACTGGGCAACGTGCTGCGGGCCAGCGGGACCGGCGACTTCATCGCCCAGCAGATCGCCCAGATGCCGCTGCCGCCGCTGCTGCTGCCCTTCCTGGTGGCGACCCTGGTGCGGCTGGTCCAGGGCAGCGGCACCGTGGCCATGGTGACCGCCGCCTCCATCACCGCCCCCATCCTGGCCTCGCTGGACGTGGCGCCGGTGATGGCCGCCCAGGCGGCCGCCGTGGGGTCCATGGTCTTCTCGTACTTCAACGACAGCTACTTCTGGGTGATCAACCGCACCCTGGGCATCACGGACGTGAAGACCCAGATCCTCACCTGGTCCGTGCCGTCCACCCTGGGCTGGCTGACGGGGCTGGTCACGCTACTGGTGGTCAACGGCCTGTTCTTCTGA
- the trpS gene encoding tryptophan--tRNA ligase: protein MMNTRVATPAETYGPGKDGRAQAVARKRVFSGIRPTGQIHLGNYLGAIKSWIKLQDRYECIYAIVDYHGMTTPYDPAEMRANVRELLIDYLAAGVDPERSILIVQSALPEHTELAWILGTVTPVSWLERVPTYKEKVEQHPDYVHLGLLSYGVLMAADIVLYKAEVVPVGEDQLPHLELAREIVRRFHHLFGVRIFPEPQALVQEDTARIMSLTEPEKKMSKSLGPRSLIALADPPEEIRDKIMKAVTDTGPAGEEMSPGVANLFHLLKLFGTEEEYAQLRAEYDAGTLRYVNLKRTLADALIRSLEPFRRRRAELENDPAYLERVLREGIRRARVIARQTIEEVKAACGLMLDETSLWQAPVGTAAAGGKEGAGTG, encoded by the coding sequence ATGATGAACACACGTGTGGCAACGCCTGCCGAGACTTACGGGCCGGGCAAGGACGGGAGGGCGCAAGCGGTGGCGCGCAAGCGGGTGTTCAGCGGCATTCGACCCACAGGCCAGATCCACCTGGGCAATTACCTGGGCGCCATCAAGAGCTGGATCAAGCTGCAGGACCGTTACGAGTGCATCTACGCCATCGTCGACTATCACGGCATGACGACGCCCTACGATCCGGCGGAGATGCGGGCCAACGTGCGGGAACTGCTGATCGACTACCTGGCCGCGGGGGTGGACCCCGAACGGTCCATCCTGATCGTCCAGTCGGCGCTGCCGGAGCACACGGAGCTGGCCTGGATTCTGGGCACGGTGACGCCCGTGTCCTGGCTGGAGCGGGTACCGACCTACAAGGAGAAGGTGGAGCAGCACCCGGACTACGTGCACCTGGGCCTGCTCTCCTACGGCGTGCTGATGGCCGCCGACATCGTCCTGTACAAGGCTGAGGTGGTGCCCGTGGGGGAGGACCAGCTGCCCCATCTGGAGCTGGCCCGGGAGATCGTGCGCCGGTTCCACCACCTGTTCGGGGTGCGGATCTTTCCCGAGCCCCAGGCGCTGGTCCAGGAAGATACGGCACGCATCATGAGCCTGACCGAGCCGGAGAAGAAGATGAGCAAGAGCCTGGGGCCCCGCAGCCTCATCGCCCTGGCGGATCCGCCCGAGGAGATCCGCGATAAGATCATGAAGGCGGTAACGGACACCGGGCCGGCCGGCGAGGAAATGAGCCCTGGGGTGGCCAACCTGTTCCACCTGCTGAAGTTGTTCGGTACGGAAGAGGAGTACGCCCAGCTGCGGGCGGAGTACGACGCGGGCACGCTGCGTTATGTGAACCTCAAGCGCACCCTGGCCGATGCCCTGATCCGCAGCCTGGAGCCCTTCCGCCGCCGGCGGGCCGAACTGGAGAACGACCCCGCCTACCTGGAGCGGGTCCTGCGGGAGGGCATCCGCCGCGCCCGGGTCATCGCCCGCCAGACCATCGAAGAAGTCAAGGCGGCGTGCGGGCTGATGCTGGACGAAACCAGCCTGTGGCAGGCGCCGGTTGGGACCGCCGCCGCTGGCGGCAAGGAGGGCGCCGGCACAGGCTGA
- a CDS encoding DUF1614 domain-containing protein: MPLLPLLLFFLLSLPMLFFFTYAQVAALSFARLGLSPAGAFLLFALSLAGSGINLPLRRERVPLDPPPVPPIAFFWLFPMMQPPRVAERVLAINVGGAVIPTLFSLYLLGAGRAPLAAALLATALVAAVARALARPVPGRGIVLPAFIPPLAAVVITLLVAPPGSRAAVAYVAGTLGTLVGADLLNLRALDRLGPGMLSIGGAGVFDGIFLVGVLAAFLA; this comes from the coding sequence GTGCCCCTCTTGCCCCTCCTGTTGTTTTTCCTGCTCTCGCTGCCGATGCTGTTCTTCTTTACGTATGCCCAGGTGGCAGCCCTGTCCTTTGCGCGCCTGGGGCTGAGTCCTGCCGGGGCATTCCTGCTGTTTGCGCTGTCTCTGGCCGGTAGCGGCATCAACCTGCCGCTGCGCCGGGAACGGGTGCCCCTGGACCCGCCGCCGGTTCCACCCATCGCCTTCTTCTGGCTTTTTCCCATGATGCAGCCGCCGCGGGTGGCGGAGCGGGTGCTGGCCATCAACGTGGGCGGCGCGGTGATCCCCACCTTGTTCAGCCTGTACCTGCTGGGCGCGGGCCGCGCGCCGCTGGCGGCGGCGCTCCTGGCGACGGCGCTGGTGGCGGCGGTGGCCAGGGCCCTGGCGCGGCCCGTTCCGGGCAGGGGCATCGTCCTGCCCGCCTTCATCCCGCCGCTGGCGGCCGTGGTCATCACCCTGCTGGTGGCACCGCCCGGCAGCCGCGCCGCCGTGGCGTACGTGGCCGGCACCCTGGGCACCCTGGTGGGCGCTGACCTGCTGAACCTGCGGGCCCTGGACCGTTTGGGCCCGGGAATGTTGAGCATCGGCGGTGCGGGGGTCTTCGACGGGATCTTCCTGGTGGGCGTGCTGGCCGCCTTTCTGGCCTGA
- a CDS encoding iron-sulfur cluster assembly scaffold protein: MEWDRETLIQILIEEARNPRMRGRLDDADVTVSGGNPGCGDVVHIYLMGTGDGHGIAGVKFEGSGCNVSQAAASMLLQKVVDDGLTMDQVLHLRGEDMKQFVGESALATRPRCATLALSTLKEAVRQYRRKLRAEGKWQGPIDPHQEG; encoded by the coding sequence GTGGAATGGGACCGGGAGACGCTGATCCAGATCCTGATCGAGGAGGCCCGCAACCCGCGGATGCGCGGGCGGCTGGACGACGCCGACGTGACGGTGTCGGGCGGCAACCCGGGTTGCGGCGACGTGGTGCACATCTACCTCATGGGCACGGGCGACGGCCACGGCATCGCCGGGGTGAAGTTCGAAGGCAGCGGCTGCAACGTCAGCCAGGCGGCGGCCTCCATGCTGCTGCAGAAGGTGGTCGACGACGGCCTCACCATGGACCAGGTCCTCCACCTGCGCGGGGAAGACATGAAGCAGTTCGTCGGCGAATCGGCGCTGGCTACCCGGCCCCGCTGCGCCACCCTGGCCCTGAGCACGCTGAAAGAGGCTGTTCGCCAGTACCGGCGCAAGCTGCGGGCCGAAGGGAAGTGGCAGGGTCCCATCGACCCGCACCAGGAAGGTTGA
- a CDS encoding DsbA family protein has protein sequence MEIVPPRSTPASGTGPQAGGRGSQAGTRSGPPRRPGSGSGGYGRSRREAEARRRRLRWLTLGTAAVIVLAVALAVAATRQADRQAAPADLFQLERQPALGSASAPVTVVEFADFKCPYCREFTLNEFPRFKEAYIDTGKVRFYFINYPFIGPDSDTAAQAMEAVYAQSPEGVWAFIDRLMQLQGPEDQQWATPEFLVDVARQAVPGIDAQRLLDDLRSGRYAGEVDADRAIAVRAGVRGTPSVFVNGKFVENWSFEGLKAAVDQALAEAGSSGERDGPSGAGGGSAGTSSQGGS, from the coding sequence ATGGAGATCGTGCCCCCCAGGTCGACCCCAGCATCCGGAACCGGGCCCCAGGCCGGTGGCCGGGGGTCCCAGGCGGGAACCCGCTCCGGTCCCCCTCGCCGTCCGGGATCCGGGTCCGGTGGCTACGGCCGCTCCCGGCGCGAGGCAGAAGCGCGGCGCCGCCGGCTCCGGTGGCTCACCCTGGGCACGGCCGCCGTGATCGTCCTGGCCGTGGCCCTGGCCGTGGCCGCGACCCGCCAGGCGGACCGGCAAGCCGCCCCGGCGGACCTGTTCCAGCTGGAGCGGCAGCCGGCCCTGGGCTCCGCCAGCGCCCCGGTCACCGTGGTCGAGTTTGCCGATTTCAAGTGCCCCTATTGCCGTGAGTTCACCCTGAACGAGTTTCCCCGGTTCAAGGAAGCCTACATCGACACGGGGAAGGTCCGGTTCTACTTCATCAACTATCCTTTCATCGGCCCCGACTCCGATACGGCGGCCCAGGCCATGGAGGCGGTATACGCCCAGTCCCCGGAGGGCGTCTGGGCCTTCATCGACCGGCTGATGCAGCTGCAGGGGCCCGAAGACCAGCAGTGGGCAACCCCGGAATTCCTGGTGGACGTGGCACGCCAGGCGGTGCCCGGGATCGACGCCCAGCGCCTGCTGGATGACCTGCGGTCCGGGCGGTACGCCGGCGAGGTGGACGCCGACCGGGCCATCGCCGTCCGGGCGGGCGTGCGCGGCACGCCGTCGGTCTTCGTCAACGGCAAGTTCGTGGAGAACTGGTCGTTCGAGGGACTCAAGGCCGCCGTCGACCAGGCCCTGGCCGAGGCGGGGAGCAGCGGCGAGCGCGACGGGCCGAGCGGCGCCGGCGGTGGCTCGGCGGGAACGAGTTCCCAGGGTGGATCCTGA
- a CDS encoding disulfide oxidoreductase: MRRFFREYGLYLAWLVATVATLGSLYFSEVLGFIPCKLCWWQRIFMYPQALLLGMASFRDDRRIIPYAVPLSVAGGSISAFHYLQEQVPGLRLPVCGVDVSCFTPWINWFGFITIPFMALVAFALIVLFLSLARPDEPA; encoded by the coding sequence TTGCGCCGGTTCTTCCGGGAATACGGGCTTTACCTGGCGTGGCTGGTCGCGACGGTGGCGACCCTGGGGAGCCTCTACTTCAGCGAGGTCCTGGGGTTCATCCCCTGCAAGCTCTGCTGGTGGCAGCGGATCTTCATGTACCCCCAGGCGCTGCTTCTGGGCATGGCCAGCTTCCGGGACGACCGGCGCATCATCCCCTATGCCGTACCCCTGAGCGTGGCCGGCGGGTCGATCTCGGCCTTCCACTACTTGCAGGAACAGGTGCCCGGCCTGCGGCTCCCCGTCTGCGGGGTGGACGTCTCCTGCTTCACCCCCTGGATCAACTGGTTCGGGTTCATCACCATTCCTTTCATGGCCCTGGTGGCTTTCGCTCTGATCGTGCTCTTCCTCAGCCTGGCCCGCCCGGACGAACCGGCCTGA
- the pdxA gene encoding 4-hydroxythreonine-4-phosphate dehydrogenase PdxA: MPSDPHHPAPRDGRPLVAITLGDPAGIGPEIVVKALADPGVYRELRPLVIGDRRTVERARALVPGAPAVRVITRPAEGAYTPGTLDLVDLANVPADLALGQVQAAAGRAAYQFIERAVAWALAGQVDAVATAPIHKEALRAAGVPHIGHTEIFAELTGSPDPLTMFEVAGIRIFFLTRHVSLRQALDLVRKDRIVATARAALEHLRNLGIAEPRLAVAALNPHAGDGGLLGREEMDEIAPAVQVLQQEGHQVVGPVPADSVFHLARQGAFDAVLSLYHDQGHIAAKSMDFEGTVSVTLGLPFIRTSVDHGTAFDIAGTGKASAASMKRAILAAGRLAAGRPGAGRAGTGHRAAGGRPVAGLEEAGPRAARPADTRPGAGSSPADEPAPAERGA, translated from the coding sequence ATGCCAAGCGACCCCCACCACCCCGCGCCCCGTGACGGTCGCCCCCTGGTGGCCATCACCCTGGGCGACCCCGCGGGCATCGGGCCGGAGATCGTGGTCAAGGCGCTGGCCGATCCCGGGGTCTACCGGGAGCTGCGCCCGCTGGTCATCGGCGATCGCCGCACGGTGGAGCGGGCCCGCGCCCTGGTGCCCGGGGCGCCGGCGGTGCGGGTCATCACCCGCCCGGCGGAAGGCGCTTACACCCCCGGCACCCTGGATCTGGTCGACCTGGCCAACGTGCCCGCGGACCTGGCCCTGGGCCAGGTGCAGGCCGCGGCGGGCCGCGCCGCCTACCAGTTCATCGAACGGGCGGTGGCCTGGGCGCTGGCGGGCCAGGTGGATGCCGTGGCCACGGCGCCCATCCACAAGGAGGCCCTGCGGGCGGCCGGCGTTCCGCACATCGGGCACACGGAGATCTTTGCGGAGCTGACCGGCTCGCCCGACCCCCTGACCATGTTCGAGGTGGCGGGAATCCGGATCTTCTTCCTGACCCGCCACGTCTCCCTGCGCCAGGCCCTCGACCTGGTGCGCAAGGACCGCATCGTCGCCACGGCCCGCGCCGCCCTGGAGCACCTGCGGAACCTGGGCATCGCCGAGCCGCGGCTGGCCGTGGCCGCCCTCAACCCCCACGCCGGCGACGGCGGCTTGCTGGGCCGGGAGGAGATGGACGAGATCGCCCCGGCCGTCCAGGTCCTCCAGCAGGAGGGCCACCAGGTGGTGGGGCCCGTGCCGGCCGACTCGGTCTTCCACCTGGCGCGGCAGGGGGCCTTCGACGCGGTGCTGTCCCTCTATCACGACCAGGGCCACATCGCCGCCAAGAGCATGGACTTCGAGGGCACCGTCAGCGTGACCCTGGGCCTGCCTTTCATCCGCACGTCGGTCGACCACGGCACCGCCTTCGACATCGCGGGAACGGGCAAGGCCAGTGCCGCCAGCATGAAGCGGGCCATCCTGGCCGCCGGGCGCCTGGCCGCGGGGCGGCCGGGTGCGGGGCGGGCGGGTACGGGCCACCGGGCGGCCGGCGGTCGCCCGGTGGCCGGGCTGGAGGAGGCCGGGCCGCGGGCCGCCCGGCCGGCGGACACGAGGCCGGGGGCCGGTTCCTCCCCCGCGGACGAACCGGCGCCCGCCGAGAGGGGAGCGTGA
- a CDS encoding four-carbon acid sugar kinase family protein, producing MFGLVADDVTGANATAARVAARAGIAGRVVLHPLPGAETSPVAGITVTGTAAAGLEAAGEGTGGKGVAGKGAVGAGETGAGPAVAPTMGTAAGPAPADPALLVVPTHSRAVEPAVARRRVRAAFQVLRRAGCRFFGKRIDSTLRGNLGAELAGALEALPGHMAVVVAAFPASGRTTVGGRLLVNGVPLMATEAARDPITPVTDDHVARLVATQSGLPAAYLPPDGDGYDHRLPERLRELHRAGTRVVVLDAARDADIETIAALVARARIPVLAVDPGPFFAAWVAHQLGEGGADPDNHGGPATSGSPAAPPASGESSRPVSLASQRAAAGGAGPWLVVAGSLTDLTQRQLAAVTRRWPVPRLHATLPQLLADPVAAAQTLLPQIEAALARWGVAVVETDRSAATTRPTAGAPAPAARNAGCSGAAIPEDLAQQVARQLGTLAATLVDRLPGLAGLVLTGGDTAAAVAAALGAGALRVTGELAPLVAAGSLEGGRRPGLAVITKGGLVGDEDLLVRLLEPRVRPLAEETAAGAEDPSPARGPGAPHPEPDGRARAAAGAKPPRSPAGTSPRRIL from the coding sequence ATGTTCGGACTGGTGGCCGACGACGTGACCGGCGCCAACGCCACCGCGGCCCGGGTGGCCGCGCGGGCCGGCATTGCCGGCCGGGTGGTCCTGCACCCCCTGCCCGGCGCGGAAACAAGCCCGGTGGCCGGCATCACGGTAACCGGGACGGCAGCGGCCGGCCTGGAGGCGGCCGGCGAGGGGACCGGCGGCAAGGGGGTCGCCGGGAAAGGGGCGGTGGGCGCCGGGGAGACCGGAGCGGGCCCGGCGGTGGCACCTACCATGGGCACCGCCGCCGGGCCGGCCCCGGCCGATCCGGCCCTCCTGGTCGTGCCTACCCACTCCCGGGCGGTCGAACCGGCCGTGGCGCGCCGGCGCGTGCGGGCGGCGTTTCAGGTCCTCCGGCGCGCCGGGTGCCGGTTCTTCGGCAAGCGCATCGACAGCACCCTGCGCGGCAACCTGGGGGCCGAGCTGGCGGGCGCCCTCGAGGCCCTGCCCGGGCACATGGCCGTGGTGGTGGCCGCCTTCCCTGCATCCGGGCGCACCACGGTGGGCGGGCGGCTACTGGTCAACGGGGTCCCGCTCATGGCGACGGAAGCCGCCCGGGATCCCATCACCCCCGTGACGGACGACCACGTGGCCCGGCTTGTTGCCACCCAGAGCGGCCTGCCCGCTGCCTACCTGCCGCCGGACGGCGATGGCTACGACCACCGCCTGCCGGAGCGGCTGCGTGAGCTCCACCGGGCGGGAACCCGGGTGGTGGTCCTGGACGCGGCCCGGGATGCGGACATCGAGACCATCGCCGCCCTGGTGGCCCGGGCCCGCATCCCCGTGCTGGCCGTCGACCCGGGGCCCTTCTTTGCGGCCTGGGTAGCCCACCAGCTGGGCGAGGGCGGAGCCGATCCGGACAACCACGGTGGACCGGCAACATCGGGCTCGCCGGCCGCCCCGCCGGCATCGGGCGAATCTTCGCGGCCGGTATCCCTCGCCTCCCAACGGGCCGCCGCCGGCGGCGCGGGTCCCTGGCTGGTGGTGGCGGGAAGCCTCACGGACCTGACCCAGCGCCAGCTGGCCGCGGTGACCCGGCGCTGGCCGGTCCCGCGCCTGCACGCGACCCTGCCCCAGCTGCTGGCCGATCCCGTCGCTGCAGCCCAGACCCTGCTGCCCCAGATCGAGGCAGCCCTGGCCCGCTGGGGGGTGGCGGTGGTGGAAACGGATCGCTCCGCGGCGACAACCCGGCCCACCGCGGGGGCGCCCGCACCCGCCGCCCGGAACGCCGGATGCTCCGGCGCCGCCATTCCGGAAGACCTGGCCCAGCAGGTGGCCCGCCAGCTGGGGACCCTGGCCGCCACGCTGGTGGACCGTCTCCCCGGCCTGGCGGGGCTCGTGCTGACCGGCGGCGATACCGCGGCTGCGGTGGCGGCCGCGCTGGGGGCTGGAGCCCTGCGGGTGACCGGCGAGCTGGCGCCCCTGGTGGCGGCCGGCTCCCTGGAAGGTGGGCGGCGACCGGGGCTGGCGGTGATCACCAAGGGCGGGCTGGTGGGCGACGAGGACCTGCTGGTCCGCCTGCTGGAGCCGCGGGTACGCCCCCTGGCGGAGGAGACGGCAGCCGGCGCGGAGGACCCGAGCCCGGCCCGGGGGCCGGGGGCACCCCACCCTGAACCGGACGGCCGGGCCCGGGCCGCCGCCGGGGCGAAGCCTCCCCGCTCCCCTGCCGGAACCTCACCCCGCCGGATTTTGTGA